The nucleotide window AACTATTTTATCAAGCAGTTCATTTTTGGAGTACAAACATGCAATTTGTACCCTTAATTGAGCTGCTTTTTTTAGGTTAACCGCAATAAAACTGAACAAGTAATTGAATTAATCAAAAAACATAAAGTTAATTTATGGTAAAATAGGATAAAGAAAGTTAATCATTTTCATAGTCAAAATAATTTAGAGATTATTTAGGGGGAAACATTAATGAAGGTTATAAGTTTCGTTGGCATTCTTTTACTATCATTATTGCTCGCTTGTTCACCAAATGATGAGGAAGACTATACAGACGCTGAAGAAAAATTAAGTGAAGCATTTGATTTCGATATACATATTGTCGACCCTGAAGGTCATTCATTAAGTTATGTAAAGCATTATAACAAAGGCAACTACGTTGAAAATGAACAAAAAGCAACTCTTGGTTATTCAGTTTTCGAAGAGGAAAAAGAAGTATCTAAAACTGAAGAGCAAATTAAAAGTGAAGAAGATTCATTGAATATGGAATATATTTATGGACCTTATAGCGAAAGTGCAGAATACCAAATCACGATCAGCTTTGAGGACTCAGAATTTTTAACTGATCCAAATTTAGAATATGAAAGTGAAGAAATTGATGAGCAGACTGTTCATTATATGGAAAAGGATTCCGGCGAATTTAGTGCGGTAACATTCTTTGATGAGGTAATGTTCGAGTTTGAAATCTCTCTAGATAATGACCTTACACAACAGGATGCTTTTGACTATATCGGAAATGTAATTACAGAGCATGGCAATTAAATTCACTCAACGATTGGCTCTAGTTGAGCAAGGAGAGAAAAATGCGTTCTACTAAAATTATGTTACTAGGAATAGCAATAATGCTTTTAGCTTTATATATACCTGAATTTGTTAGAACAGGCGGTTATGAGGTTTATCTTTTAAGTTTAGGATTCATAGTTGTTATGATTGGCTTCTTCAAAAAAGATGAGAAATAGAAATAGTGAAATTTTCAGGTAATGATTGATATCGAAATGTCTAAACATTCAGTATTGGACACTTTTCTAAATTGTGATAAAATATTGACAAAAGGAAGTAGGAGGGGGCTATGAGTGAACTAAAGGAAAAAATCATACAATCTTCGCTCGTTCTTTTCTCTGAAAAAGGGTTCCATGGGGTTTCAGTGAAAGACTTGGTTGAGTCGTGTAATACTTCTAAAGGTGGCTTTTATCACCATTTCACTTCAAAAGACGAATTATTATACGTTATTCATGACTTGTTCATTACATATGTTCTCAACGAAGCAAGCCTTGCCAGAAGAAAATACGAGCAACCAATGTACCAATTACATGAAATCTTGAAATCTTTCGTAAGAGTCTTCGATTTATACAATGAACACATATCTGTTTTCTACCAAGAAAACAAATATCTCAAGAAAGAGTATGAAGAACAAATCAAGAAAAAAAGGGATGACTTTAAACGAATCATTCAAGAGGTAATTGAAGATGGTCAAGAAAGTGGCGAGTTTCGTAAAGAACTGCCGACGATCATTACCGGGATGTCGATTCTTGGCATGGTCAACTGGACTTACCAATGGTACAGGAAAGACGGAGAATATTCGATTGATGAGATCGCTTCGATTTACATCGATATTTTGTTCAGAGGAGTTCTCACAGATCAAGCATTAGATGATTACAAGCACTCAAAATTGTATAAGGAAATCAGTTATTAAAATTTTTTATCGCTTTTAGAAAGCGTTTTCATTTCGTTTGTTACAGACCAACCAGTCGGTCTATTATAGAAGGGGGAAACTTAAATGAATTTCGAATTGACGAAAGAACAAGAAATGACAAGAAAGATGGTACGTGATTTTGCGGAAGCGAAAATTGCACCACGTGCGATTGATATTGATGTGAATGCTGAATTTCCAGAAGATATTTTTAAAGAGATTGGGGAGCTAGGATTACTAGGGATTCCTTTTCCAGAAGAGTACGGTGGATCAGGTGGAGACACGATCACTTATGCATTAGCAGTAGAAGAAATCGGTCGAGTATGTGGTAGTACTGGATTAAGTTATGCAGCAGCCGTATCTCTAGGCGCTAGCCCAATTTACTACTTCGGAACAGAAGAGCAAAAAGAAGAATTCTTAAAGCCTTTAGCTGAAGGTAAGGCACTTGGTTCATTCGGTTTGACTGAACCTAACGCTGGCTCGGATGCAGGTGGTACGAAAACTACTGCCAAAAAAGACGGAGATGATTTCATCATCAATGGTGAGAAATGCTACATCACCAATGCATCTTTTGCTAAGCACATTATTGTAACTGCAGTTACAGGAAAGAACGATCGTGGTAACAATATTATTTCAGCAATCATCGTACCTACTGACACACCTGGTCTTACAATCAACAGTAATTACGATAAAATGGGTGTAAGAGGTTCAGATACAGCTGAGATCGTTTTAGAAGATGTTCGAGTTCCTCAGAAGAATTTATTAGGTGATCCTGATAAAGGATTCAAGCAATTCCTTCACACACTTGACGGTGGACGCATTTCAATTGCTGCCCTTGGTCTAGGAATTGCACAAGCCTCACTTGATAAGGCATTGGCTTACGCAAAAGAACGTAAGCAATTCGGTCAACCAATATCCAGCTTCCAAGCAATTCAGTTTAAACTTGCTGATATGGCAATGGAAGTTGATCTTGCACGTAACGCGATCATGAAAGCTGCTTGGTTAAAGGACCAAGGAAAGAACTTCACAAAAGAAGCTGCAGTTGCTAAATTATACGCTACGGAAACAGCATTCCGCGCTGCTAACCAAGCAATTCAGATCCATGGTGGATATGGGTACATGAGAGAGTATGAAGTCGAGAGATATTTAAGAGATGCTAAGCTATTAGAAATCGGAGAAGGAACTTCAGAAATTCAACGATTAATCATCGCTAGACAACTAGGATGCTAGTTTGTTGAATAGGAAGTACCATGATTGAAGAAGGATAATCGCTGGCTGAGGAAGAAGTAAGAGAGAGGAAGTAGGGAGGCGTTACTATGATGCAACAGTACGGAAATGAAGTGGATCCCTATCAGTTAGAACTTCTATTGTCACAACACAGTAAAATTAAAGAAGCTAAAGTCGTTAACATCCCGGATCCACAGTCAGGTGAAATCATTATAGCTTGGGTGATCAGAGAGTCCTCAGATTTATCAGAGGCTGAGGTGCTCCATTATTGCAGAGAAGAAGTCAGTTCTTCAGAAGTACCTCAAGCTGTTTATTTTACAGAAGAATTTCCTATGACTGCTAGTGGAAAAATACAAAAAGTCAAATTAAGAGACGATGCCATTAAACGATATAGTAAATAATGGGGGTAGAAGTATGTTTCAAAAAGTATTAATCGCTAACCGCGGAGAAATAGCATCAAGAGTCATTCGTACATGTAAGCGCATGAATATAAAAAGTGTTGCTGTATACTCAGAGGCTGATGCAGAGGCTCCTTTTGTAAGTGAAGCTGATGAAGCACACCTGATTGGACCAGCAAGAGTCAATGAAAGCTACTTACAAGTGGAAAAGATCATTAATGTAGCAAAAGAAACAGGTGCAGAAGCGATCCATCCTGGTTATGGATTGCTAAGTGAAAATGTAGACTTCGCACGTCGTTGTCGTGAGGAGAATATCGTCTTCATTGGTCCAGATGCAGATGTTATCGAAAAAATGGGTAGTAAACTTGCGGCTAGAAAAAGTATGGAAGCTGCAGGTGTACCAATTATTCCAGGAACGAATGAACCGCTTGAAACGCCTGAGGAAGGTATAAAATTAGCGAATGAAATGGGTTACCCTGTCATGCTTAAAGCTTCTGCTGGTGGTGGAGGTATTGGGATGCAAATCGTTCATTCAGATGATGAATTGACGAAAGCGTTCGAAGGAAATTCTCGCCGAGCAGAGCAATTTTTTGGTGATGGCACGATGTTTATGGAAAAAGTGGTTGAAAATGCTCACCATATCGAGATTCAGGTGTTGGCTGATCATGATGGAAACACTTTACACTTATTCGAGCGCGAATGTTCCATCCAACGTCGTCACCAGAAAGTGGTTGAAGAAGCTTCTTCACCATTATTAACAGAACAAACCCGTTCTGAAATGGGTGATGCTGCTGTTCGCGCTGCCAAATCGATTAACTACAAAAATGCTGGAACGATTGAATTTCTAGCAGATGAAGACCAGAACTTCTATTTCTTAGAAATGAACACTCGTCTTCAAGTAGAACATCCAGTTACCGAAGAAATCACAGGGGTGGACTTAGTTGAACAGCAGTTACGAATCGCAAATGGAGAAAGCTTATCTTTTAAACAAGAAGATTTGAAGATCGATGGACATGCGATTGAGGTTAGAATTTATTCTGAAGATCCAGAGACTTTCTTCCCTTCACCAGGCACCATTACTGCATTTGAAGCTCCAACAGGTGATCATGTGCGAAATGAAGTTGCCGTAAAAGCGAACTATCAAGTGACGCCTTATTATGATCCGATGATTGCTAAGCTGATCGTCAAAGGCAATAATAGAGATGAAGCAATTGGACATTTGAAAGAAGCATTATCTGCTTATAAGGTGGAAGGTATTAAAACGAATATCCCACTTTTACAAAAGATTGTAGAAAATCAAAGTTTCAAAGATGGTCAAACCAGAACATCATTTATTGATGAACACATTAAAAAATAACTGGAGGAATTTAAAATGAGTGAAGTAATCGCAAATATGGCAGGAAACGTTTGGAAAGTAGTTGTTAAAGAAGGAGATAGCATCGATTCAGGGCAAGATGTAGTCATCCTTGAGTCCATGAAAATGGAAATCCCTATTGCTGCAGAAGCATCTGGTTCAATTAAAGAGTTGAAAGTTAACGAAGGTGATTTCGTTAACGAAGGTGATGTAATCGCAGTTATTGAATAAGTCATAAAAGGAGCGTTTCGACATGGAGTTGCCTTTAGATGTAACCATCAAAGAAGTAGGACCGAGAGACGGCTTACAAAACGAGTCGGATCAGATACCTACTGAAAATAAAATCGAATGGATCAATCAGCTTTCAAAGACAGGCCTACCCTATATCGAAATCACTTCATTCGTTCATCCGAAATGGATTCCACAGCTGAAGGATGCTGTGGAAGTTTCCAAACAGATTGAACGAAATCCTGATGTGACCTATGCTGCATTGGTACCAAATATGAAAGGTCTCGAACGTGCAATTGAGGCAGACGTAGACGAAGTGTCAATTTTCATGTCTGCGAGCGAGACACACAATAAGAAGAATATTAATAAATCAATTGATGAAACGTACCCTGTCCTTCAAGAGGTGGTAGAAGCTGCAAGAAAAGAAGGAAAATCAGTGAGAGGCTATGTTTCCACTGTTTTCGGTTGCCCTTACGAGGGTGCGGTCGATGAAAATCAGGTCATTTCGGTTTGCCAAAATCTATTCGACATGGGCATCGATGAACTATCTCTGGGAGATACGATTGGCGTTGCTAACCCGCTACAGGTTGATGCTTTCCTGAAAAAGCTGGAACGTTATTTCATGAAAGATCACATCGCCCTTCATTTCCATGACACTAGAGGTATGGCGTTAGCTAACACGGTGGCAGCTCTGCAGCTTGGCTACCATATTTTTGATGGATCTGCTGGTGGCCTTGGTGGTTGCCCTTATGCTAAAGGAGCTACCGGGAATGTCTCTACCGATGATTTGAATTACATGCTACAAGAAATGAACATAAAGACTGGAATTGATCAATCTGAATTATTGAAAGCTACCTCATATATTCAGGATTATGTAGAAAATCAATTGCCAAGTAAACAGATGAATATTTTCAAAAAGCAATAAAGGTGTGGTTAATACATGTCGACAGTTACATTTGAATTATATAACGACGAAATCGGGATATTAACACTGAATCGACCGGAAGCCGCTAACTCTTTTTCAAAACAGTTGATGAAAGATTTCAATGATCAACTGGATCAAATTGAAATGAATGACCAATTAAGAGCATTAGTCATCACAGCAGAAGGTGAGAAAGCTTTTTGCGCTGGTGCAGATCTTAAAGAACGTTCTGGCATGAGTGAAGAAGAAGTGGTGCAAACGGTCGGTCAGATCGGCCGATTGGTTACTAGAGTTGAAAGACTTTCCATCCCAACAATTGCTGCGATTAATGGTGCCGCGTTTGGGGGCGGCCTCGAACTTACCTTAGGTTGTGACATCCGAATCGCTAGTAAGAAAGCAAAAATGGGATTGACTGAAACTTCCCTGGCTATAATTCCTGGGGCAGGTGGTACCCAACGCCTTGCGAGACTGATCGGACTCGCGAGTGCTAAATATTATATACTTACAGCACAACGTTTCGACAGTATTGAAGGGAAAGATATCGGCTTGATCCAAGAGGTAGTAGACCCTGCTGACTTGAAAGAACGTGCCATTTCTTTAGCTTCTGACATTGCTTCGAACGGTCCTGTTGGGGTTCAAATGGCTAAAAAAGCGATTGATCAAGGCTTTGATCATGACATCGATACCGGATTGTCGATTGAAAGAAAATGCTATTTGAACACGATACCGACGAAAGATCGACTAGAAGCTCTTGAAGCATTCAAAGAAAAGAGAAAACCAAGATTTGAAGGGAAATAAATGAAAGGGTGAGACACTTTGTCTATGGAAATCAATCATGAAGAATTGCGTGCTCAAATAGAAAAGGGTGGCGCGGATAAATATCACGAAAAGAATGCAGAAAAAGGTAAAATGTTCGTACGTGATCGCTTGAAATTATTATTGGACGACGATTTAGATGTCGAAGATGCGTTTTTCGCTAATGCGATGGATGGATCGTTACCGGCAGATGGTGTTGTAACGGGAATAGGAAAATTGAATGGCCAAAGCGTATGTGTCATGGCCAACGATTCTACTGTAAAAGCTGGTTCTTGGGGAAAAAGAACGGTTGAGAAAATTATCCGCATTCAAGAAACCGCGTTAAAATTAGAGATTCCTATGTTGTACCTTGTAGACTCAGCAGGTGCACGTATAACGGACCAAATCGACATGTTCCCGAACCGTCGTGGAGCAGGAAAAATCTTTCATAACCAAGTGAAGATGTCCGGTCGAGTGCCACAGGTTTGTTTATTATTCGGACCTTCAGCTGCAGGCGGAGCATACATACCCGCTTTCTGTGACATTGTCGTTATGGTCGACGGAAACGCTTCAATGTATCTAGGATCACCGCGTATGGCTGAAAAGGTTATTGGTGAAAAAGTTACTTTAGAAGAAATGGGCGGAGCTCGCATGCACTGTTCAGTTTCTGGTTGCGGTGATGTCCTTGCTAAGGACGAAAAAGAGGCTATTGCCTATGTACAAAAATATATGACTTACTTCCCGGAGAATTTCAGAAGCAAACCACCGGTCGAAAAAGCTTTAGATACAGCTTCTTTCGAGAAATCAATTGAAGAACTGATTCCTGAAAATCAGAACGCTCCGTTCGATATGTATGAGTTAATCAATCGTTTGATTGACGAAGATTCTTTCTGTGAAATCAAGCGTGAGTTCGCTAAAGAACTGATTACAGGACTGGCTCGCATCAACGGACAAGTAGTTGGTCTTATTGCTAACCAACCTAGAATGAAAGGCGGCGTATTATTCCATGATTCTGCGGATAAAGCTGCTAAATTCATTCAATTATGTGACGCGTACAACATCCCACTTATTTTCCTAGCGGATATTCCTGGTTTCATGATTGGAACAAGAGTAGAACGTGCTGGTATCATCCGTCACGGTGCGAAGATGATCTCAGCTATGAGTGAAGCAACCGTACCGAAAATTTCAGTGGTTGTTAGAAAAGCATATGGTGCTGGTTTATACGCGATGGCAGGTCCAGCTTTCGACCCTGATGTAACGATCGCTTTACCTACAGCGCAAATTGCCGTTATGGGACCAGAAGCTGCAGTAAATGCTGTTTATGCGAACAAAATTGCTGAACTTCCAGAAGAAGAACGTCCAGCATTCATTAAGGAGAAACAAGAGGAATATAAAGAAAACATCGATATTTATCGATTAGCATCTGAAATGGTAATCGATGATATTGTGGAACCGAATGATTTGCGATCAGCATTAACGAAGAGACTAGATGCTTACAAATCTAAAAATGTACAATTCACTGAACGTAAACACGGTGTTTACCCAGTATAATTCACTGACCTCGCTTAGATGACACTTCATTTAAGCGAGCTTTTTTTATCTATCGGAGGTGTTGAAGAGATGAATGATGATGCAATTGTAATTGGAGCAGGACTTGCTGGATTGGTCGCCACTGCAGAAATCGCTGATAGAGGTAAAAATGTATTACTAGTCGATCAAGAACCTGAGGCTTCTCTTGGAGGGCAGGCTTGGTGGTCTTTTGGTGGCCTTTTTTTGATTGATTCACCTGAACAAAGAAGGATGAAAATTAAAGATTCCTTTGAGCTTGCTAAACAAGATTGGTATGGGTCAGCTCAATTCGATCGTTTAGAAGATGAAGACTATTGGGCAAAACAGTGGGCGGATGCTTACCTTAAGTTTGCTGCAGGAGAAAAGCGTAAGTGGCTTTACGATAAGGGTGTCCGATTCTTTCCAGTCGTAGGTTGGGCAGAAAGAGGTGGCTATTTAGCAGAAGGTCATGGGAATTCTGTTCCTAGATTCCATATCGTGTGGGGAACAGGGCCAGGAATTGTAGCTCCTTTCGAAAAAAGAGTAAAGGATCACATCATCAATGATCGAGTGACATATTTGCCTAGACACCAGGTAGATGCGTTAATAGTCAATAATGACAGGGTTTCAGGCATAAAAGGGTCTGTATTAGAAGATAGTCAGGTGGAAAGAGGAGAGAAAAGCTCTAGAACAGTTGTTGGTGAGTTTGAATACACTGCCGATCATGTGGTCGTTTCCAGTGGGGGAATCGGAGCTAATTTTGATGTCATCAGAAATAACTGGCCTTCGAGGTTAGGTGAAGCTCCCGAAAACATGATTTCAGGTGTTCCCGATCACGTTGATGGGCGGATGCTTTCGATTGCTGAAAGTTCTGGGGCAAATATCGTCAATCGAGATCGCATGTGGCACTATACTGAGGGAATCAAAAATTACGATCCTGTTTGGACGAACCACGGCATTCGTATTCTACCTGGACCTTCTTCCATATGGTTGGACGCTGAAGGCAATCGCTTTCCAGTTCCTTATCTTCCAGGGTTTGATACGTTAGGTACATTAGAAGCCATTTCTAAGACGGGATACGATTATTCCTGGTTCATTCTCAGTCAGGAAATCATAGAAAAGGAGTTCGCTTTATCAGGTTCTGAACAAAATCCTGATTTGACGGGTAAAAGTATAAGAAAGCTATTAGAACGTTTGAAAAAGGGAGCACCAGGACCTGTACAAGCCTTCATGGATAAAGGGGAAGACTTTATTGTATCTAAAGATTTAAGTGAGCTCGTAGAGAAGATGAATGAGCTTACTGGGAAGGATCTTTTAAACTATGAACATATTAAAAGACAACTAGAGGCTAGAGACCGTGAAATAGATAATAAGTTTACAAAAGATTTGCAAATAACCGCTATTAGAGGCTCTAGAAATTACTTAGGTGATAAACTGATTCGTACAGCAAAACCTCATAAAATCTTAGACCCTGCGAAAGGCCCGCTGATTGCAGTAAAATTGAACATTATCAGTCGTAAAACACTAGGAGGCTTGCAAACTAATTTATCAGGGCAAGTAATCAACCAAAATGGACAAGTTTTGCAAGGTTTGTATGCAGCAGGTGAAGCAGCAGGATTTGGTGGCGGAGGTTTACATGGTTACCGTGCACTTGAAGGAACTTTTTTAGGAGGATGTTTGTTTACGGGAAAAGTCGTTGGAGAATCGATAGGGAACAATTAGATAACCATAAATATAATATGTAAACTTATAGATCAGGCATTAAAAATTATGGCTTGGTGAAATAGATACTTCCCTAAAAAGGAAACATTTTCTTTCTAAATTCGTATTAAAGGTACAATGACAAATCGGGAGGAGATCAACAGTGAAAAAGTATATTCTTTTTGCCATTATTTTTATATTATTATTTTCAATAACGCAAGTATTGTCTGGAGTGCTTCTTACATTCTTATATACTCCGGATCTTAAAGAGGTTTGGAATATGAGTGATAACTCTCCTCGTGAGACTGTTATTACCAGTAGTTCTACTTCATTTATGCTAACTTTATTTATTGCCTTTTTGTCTGCTACTATTTCGTATTTTATCACGAATAAAATCACAAACTTCAAGAACAATGTTAAATAAGATCTAATACTCAAGGGATTTCTTGTTGGATTTATTTGGATTTTACAATTAAAAATGGGCATTGAAATGTTTTGCATTTCAATGCCCATGGACTGATAACTTATCCTTATTGTTACCTTTATTTCTTCCCGAGTTTACGAATGTCTTCAACGACTTCCGGATTCTCTAAAGCAGATAAGTCTCCAGCATCCTTATTCAGATAAGCCGCTTTTATTGCTCTACGCATTACTTTAGCATTCCGGGTCTTTGGTAAGTCATCAACAATGAACACAGTACGTGGAGCGATCGCCTTACCAAGACGTTCAATAGCATGATTAATTAAATCCTCTTTGAATTTCTCTTCGTCAGATGGTTGATTTTTTACAACTACAAAGGCGATCGGATTCTCACCTTTAACTTCATGTGGAACTCCGATCACACCAGCTTCAATTACTTGATCGAACTCGACAAAGATTGATTCAAGCTCAGCAGGACCAAGACGTTTACCTGCAACGTTCAACGTGTCATCAGAACGGCCAGTGATTGTATAGAATCCTTCATCATCATGAACGACCCAGTCACCATGGACCCATGTATCTTTATAACGGTTCCAGTAAGTATTTTCGTAACGCTCATTTTCTTTATAGAAACCGTTCGTCATGCCTACCCAAGGTTGCTTAAGCACGAGTTCTCCAACTTCGTTTTTAACAGGTTGTCCTTCGTCGTCAAAGACGTCTACATCCATACCAGGAAGTGCTGCATTAAAAGCAACCGGAGCTATTGGTTTAACTAATACGTTACCAAAGATCCCACCAGATATTTCAGTTCCACCAGAGTAGTTAAAGATAGGAATCTCTTTATTACAGATTTTATCGAATAACCATAACCATGGTTCTTCATTCCAAGGTTCACCAGTGGAACCTATCATTTTTAATGAAGATAAATCATTTTGAGTAAAATATGATTCATCCAAATTCATGATGGACCGTATCAATGTAGGGGAAATCCCAAGGTGAGTCACTTTATGTTGTTCTACCATTTCCCAAATTCGACTTGGGGTAGGGTAATCAGGGGTTCCTTCGAACATTACGATGGAAGCACCATTCAACAATCCTCCGTAAACAAGAAATGGTCCCATCATCCAACCCATATCTGTGTACCAAAATAGCGTATCTTTTTTACAGACATCCATACAAATACCTGCATCGTATGCTGACTTGATTGGGAAGCCATTATGCGTGTGTAAGGCACCTTTAGGCTTTCCAGTAGTCCCAGAGGTATAAATGATCATATAAGGGTCATTTCCGTTCGTCTTTTCAGTTTCAAAAGAAGTGTCGTCACTCTTTACCTCGTTCCAGGAAACGTCACGATCTTGCCACTGAACTTTTTCTTTTGTACGTTCTACGACGACTACATGATCAATTGAAGAAGACGATTCCGCAGCAAGATCAGCTTCGTCTTTCAAATTCACCGTTTTACCTCTTCTGAAAAAGCCATCAGAAGTTATCAGAAAGCGAGCTTCAGCTGCCTGGATACGTTTTGCTACAGCTTCTGATTTATAGCCTGAGAAAGCCGGAGAGAAAATAGCACCAAGCTTTGAAATAGCAAGCATCGCTATGGTCGTTTCGGGAATCATGGCCATGTAAATAGTAGCAACATCATTCTTCTTCATGCCTAGATCACGAAAACCGTTCGCAACACGATTCACTTCTTCTTGTAATTCTTTAAAGGTATAAGTGATTACTTCACCATCATCACTTTCCCAAATTAAAGCGTTTTCATTTTTCATGGAAGAATCTTCAGCCCATTTATCTAGTGCGTTGTGAGCAACATTCATCTTGCCGTCCACAAACCATTCAGGGTACATGATCCCTTTATCTAGATTCTGTACTTCTTTATAGTCTTCATACCATTCAATCCCAAGTGCATTCACTGCATGTTCCCAAAAAGCCGAGGTATCTTGGACTGTATATTCCAAATACTTATCATACTCATCAAATCCAGCTTCCTGCATCATTTGATATAAACGCGTATTCTCTTTATAAGATTGAGTTGGATTCC belongs to Halalkalibacillus sediminis and includes:
- a CDS encoding TetR/AcrR family transcriptional regulator, which produces MSELKEKIIQSSLVLFSEKGFHGVSVKDLVESCNTSKGGFYHHFTSKDELLYVIHDLFITYVLNEASLARRKYEQPMYQLHEILKSFVRVFDLYNEHISVFYQENKYLKKEYEEQIKKKRDDFKRIIQEVIEDGQESGEFRKELPTIITGMSILGMVNWTYQWYRKDGEYSIDEIASIYIDILFRGVLTDQALDDYKHSKLYKEISY
- a CDS encoding enoyl-CoA hydratase-related protein, which produces MSTVTFELYNDEIGILTLNRPEAANSFSKQLMKDFNDQLDQIEMNDQLRALVITAEGEKAFCAGADLKERSGMSEEEVVQTVGQIGRLVTRVERLSIPTIAAINGAAFGGGLELTLGCDIRIASKKAKMGLTETSLAIIPGAGGTQRLARLIGLASAKYYILTAQRFDSIEGKDIGLIQEVVDPADLKERAISLASDIASNGPVGVQMAKKAIDQGFDHDIDTGLSIERKCYLNTIPTKDRLEALEAFKEKRKPRFEGK
- a CDS encoding acetyl-CoA carboxylase biotin carboxyl carrier protein subunit, with the protein product MSEVIANMAGNVWKVVVKEGDSIDSGQDVVILESMKMEIPIAAEASGSIKELKVNEGDFVNEGDVIAVIE
- a CDS encoding FAD-binding dehydrogenase, coding for MNDDAIVIGAGLAGLVATAEIADRGKNVLLVDQEPEASLGGQAWWSFGGLFLIDSPEQRRMKIKDSFELAKQDWYGSAQFDRLEDEDYWAKQWADAYLKFAAGEKRKWLYDKGVRFFPVVGWAERGGYLAEGHGNSVPRFHIVWGTGPGIVAPFEKRVKDHIINDRVTYLPRHQVDALIVNNDRVSGIKGSVLEDSQVERGEKSSRTVVGEFEYTADHVVVSSGGIGANFDVIRNNWPSRLGEAPENMISGVPDHVDGRMLSIAESSGANIVNRDRMWHYTEGIKNYDPVWTNHGIRILPGPSSIWLDAEGNRFPVPYLPGFDTLGTLEAISKTGYDYSWFILSQEIIEKEFALSGSEQNPDLTGKSIRKLLERLKKGAPGPVQAFMDKGEDFIVSKDLSELVEKMNELTGKDLLNYEHIKRQLEARDREIDNKFTKDLQITAIRGSRNYLGDKLIRTAKPHKILDPAKGPLIAVKLNIISRKTLGGLQTNLSGQVINQNGQVLQGLYAAGEAAGFGGGGLHGYRALEGTFLGGCLFTGKVVGESIGNN
- a CDS encoding acetyl-CoA carboxylase biotin carboxylase subunit, yielding MFQKVLIANRGEIASRVIRTCKRMNIKSVAVYSEADAEAPFVSEADEAHLIGPARVNESYLQVEKIINVAKETGAEAIHPGYGLLSENVDFARRCREENIVFIGPDADVIEKMGSKLAARKSMEAAGVPIIPGTNEPLETPEEGIKLANEMGYPVMLKASAGGGGIGMQIVHSDDELTKAFEGNSRRAEQFFGDGTMFMEKVVENAHHIEIQVLADHDGNTLHLFERECSIQRRHQKVVEEASSPLLTEQTRSEMGDAAVRAAKSINYKNAGTIEFLADEDQNFYFLEMNTRLQVEHPVTEEITGVDLVEQQLRIANGESLSFKQEDLKIDGHAIEVRIYSEDPETFFPSPGTITAFEAPTGDHVRNEVAVKANYQVTPYYDPMIAKLIVKGNNRDEAIGHLKEALSAYKVEGIKTNIPLLQKIVENQSFKDGQTRTSFIDEHIKK
- a CDS encoding hydroxymethylglutaryl-CoA lyase produces the protein MELPLDVTIKEVGPRDGLQNESDQIPTENKIEWINQLSKTGLPYIEITSFVHPKWIPQLKDAVEVSKQIERNPDVTYAALVPNMKGLERAIEADVDEVSIFMSASETHNKKNINKSIDETYPVLQEVVEAARKEGKSVRGYVSTVFGCPYEGAVDENQVISVCQNLFDMGIDELSLGDTIGVANPLQVDAFLKKLERYFMKDHIALHFHDTRGMALANTVAALQLGYHIFDGSAGGLGGCPYAKGATGNVSTDDLNYMLQEMNIKTGIDQSELLKATSYIQDYVENQLPSKQMNIFKKQ
- a CDS encoding acyl-CoA carboxylase subunit beta, which encodes MEINHEELRAQIEKGGADKYHEKNAEKGKMFVRDRLKLLLDDDLDVEDAFFANAMDGSLPADGVVTGIGKLNGQSVCVMANDSTVKAGSWGKRTVEKIIRIQETALKLEIPMLYLVDSAGARITDQIDMFPNRRGAGKIFHNQVKMSGRVPQVCLLFGPSAAGGAYIPAFCDIVVMVDGNASMYLGSPRMAEKVIGEKVTLEEMGGARMHCSVSGCGDVLAKDEKEAIAYVQKYMTYFPENFRSKPPVEKALDTASFEKSIEELIPENQNAPFDMYELINRLIDEDSFCEIKREFAKELITGLARINGQVVGLIANQPRMKGGVLFHDSADKAAKFIQLCDAYNIPLIFLADIPGFMIGTRVERAGIIRHGAKMISAMSEATVPKISVVVRKAYGAGLYAMAGPAFDPDVTIALPTAQIAVMGPEAAVNAVYANKIAELPEEERPAFIKEKQEEYKENIDIYRLASEMVIDDIVEPNDLRSALTKRLDAYKSKNVQFTERKHGVYPV
- a CDS encoding acyl-CoA dehydrogenase family protein, with protein sequence MNFELTKEQEMTRKMVRDFAEAKIAPRAIDIDVNAEFPEDIFKEIGELGLLGIPFPEEYGGSGGDTITYALAVEEIGRVCGSTGLSYAAAVSLGASPIYYFGTEEQKEEFLKPLAEGKALGSFGLTEPNAGSDAGGTKTTAKKDGDDFIINGEKCYITNASFAKHIIVTAVTGKNDRGNNIISAIIVPTDTPGLTINSNYDKMGVRGSDTAEIVLEDVRVPQKNLLGDPDKGFKQFLHTLDGGRISIAALGLGIAQASLDKALAYAKERKQFGQPISSFQAIQFKLADMAMEVDLARNAIMKAAWLKDQGKNFTKEAAVAKLYATETAFRAANQAIQIHGGYGYMREYEVERYLRDAKLLEIGEGTSEIQRLIIARQLGC
- a CDS encoding AMP-binding enzyme, producing the protein MMQQYGNEVDPYQLELLLSQHSKIKEAKVVNIPDPQSGEIIIAWVIRESSDLSEAEVLHYCREEVSSSEVPQAVYFTEEFPMTASGKIQKVKLRDDAIKRYSK